The following are encoded together in the Streptomyces sp. NBC_00358 genome:
- a CDS encoding fatty acyl-AMP ligase, which yields MARSLVDLLTTHASRQPDRTAYRYLVTGDCDGEIQDISYGRLAERSRAVAAWLQERGLAGSRAMLLYPPGIEFICGYLGCLSAGVVAVPGVPPQGRSQNHRALLRMKRLIADADAKVILGGREVIAALATMSEHLPELAEITCVATEDVPDEAAGSWREPDLTADSVAFLQYTSGSTSAPRGVMVTHGNLLDNERVITERMGHTPDVIEEYDHELFVSWLPVYHDMGLIGPVLNAAYLGVTATLFSPLHFLQRPERWLTAVSRYRPHTSGGPNFAYELCLKQATPDLLDGLDLSRWKVAFNGAEPVRAATLRRFAETFAPAGFRRESLYPCYGLAEATLIVTGSSVQAPPTLADADADADADADAAATDGVGTVTGAGPGDAAAVGSGRPGPGITVVIADPERQEELPEGEVGEIWVSGGSVAKGYWRNALATRETFRATLKGREGRFLRTGDLGCLRDGELFVTGRLKDLMVIDGRNHYPQDLELSAEMSHWALRPGCTAAFSVDGGGEGEQPVVVAETAPEAAGESEKIIDLIRGAIGEAHGLPVRDVVLVHPGTIPKTSSGKIQRRASRAAYLEGTLSLVGGPATR from the coding sequence ATGGCTCGTTCCCTGGTCGATCTGCTGACCACGCACGCCTCCCGACAGCCCGACCGGACCGCCTACCGGTACCTCGTCACGGGTGACTGCGACGGAGAGATCCAGGACATCTCCTACGGGCGGCTCGCCGAGCGGTCCCGGGCCGTCGCCGCCTGGCTTCAGGAGCGCGGCCTGGCCGGTTCCCGCGCCATGCTGCTGTATCCGCCCGGCATCGAGTTCATCTGCGGATACCTCGGCTGCCTTTCGGCCGGGGTCGTCGCCGTGCCGGGCGTGCCCCCGCAGGGGCGGTCGCAGAACCACCGCGCCCTGCTCCGGATGAAGCGCCTGATCGCCGACGCCGACGCCAAGGTGATCCTGGGCGGCCGTGAGGTGATCGCGGCCCTCGCCACCATGTCGGAGCACCTGCCCGAACTGGCCGAGATCACCTGCGTCGCCACCGAGGACGTCCCCGACGAGGCGGCCGGTTCCTGGCGCGAACCCGACCTCACGGCGGACTCGGTCGCCTTCCTCCAGTACACCTCCGGCTCCACCTCGGCCCCGCGCGGGGTGATGGTGACCCACGGGAACCTGCTGGACAACGAGCGGGTCATCACGGAGCGGATGGGTCACACTCCCGATGTGATCGAGGAGTACGACCATGAACTCTTCGTCAGCTGGCTGCCCGTCTACCACGACATGGGCCTCATCGGCCCGGTCCTGAACGCGGCCTACCTCGGCGTGACCGCCACTCTCTTCTCCCCGCTGCACTTCCTGCAGCGGCCGGAGCGCTGGCTGACCGCCGTCAGCCGATACCGCCCGCACACCAGCGGCGGCCCCAACTTCGCGTACGAACTGTGCCTGAAGCAGGCCACGCCGGATCTTCTCGACGGCCTCGACCTGAGCCGGTGGAAGGTCGCCTTCAACGGCGCCGAACCGGTGCGGGCCGCCACCCTGCGCCGGTTCGCCGAGACCTTCGCCCCGGCCGGCTTCCGCCGCGAGTCCCTGTACCCGTGCTACGGCCTGGCCGAGGCCACGCTGATCGTCACCGGCAGCTCGGTACAGGCCCCGCCCACCCTGGCCGATGCCGATGCCGATGCCGATGCCGATGCCGATGCCGCTGCCACCGACGGGGTCGGGACGGTGACCGGGGCCGGGCCGGGGGACGCGGCAGCGGTCGGCTCCGGCCGGCCGGGACCGGGCATCACCGTGGTGATCGCCGACCCCGAACGGCAGGAGGAGCTGCCGGAGGGCGAGGTCGGCGAGATCTGGGTCTCCGGCGGGAGCGTCGCCAAGGGCTACTGGCGCAACGCGCTCGCCACCCGGGAGACCTTCCGGGCCACCCTCAAGGGCCGCGAGGGCCGATTCCTGCGCACCGGCGACCTCGGATGTCTGCGGGACGGCGAACTCTTCGTCACCGGCCGTCTCAAGGACCTGATGGTCATCGACGGACGCAACCACTACCCGCAGGACCTGGAACTCTCCGCCGAGATGTCCCACTGGGCGCTGCGGCCCGGCTGCACCGCCGCCTTCTCCGTGGACGGCGGAGGGGAGGGCGAGCAGCCCGTGGTCGTCGCGGAAACGGCACCGGAGGCGGCCGGCGAGTCCGAGAAGATCATCGATCTGATCCGCGGCGCGATCGGCGAGGCGCACGGCCTGCCGGTGCGCGACGTCGTGCTCGTCCACCCCGGAACCATCCCCAAGACGTCCAGCGGGAAGATCCAGCGCCGTGCCTCCCGGGCGGCGTATCTCGAAGGCACTCTCTCCCTTGTCGGTGGGCCCGCGACGAGATGA
- a CDS encoding glycoside hydrolase family 3 N-terminal domain-containing protein codes for MEISQAAIIDPSAAPAKAAAQTCADRTFSAMTVSQRVGQLFMGSVTPSAPDSKRIDLMRTYHVGSVFLAGRSKAGTTATKTLVDGLQAKADSVAGHRVGLLVSTDQEGGQVQVLSGPGFSTIPSALTQGSWTTSQLRSQAAVWAAQLKSAGVNLNLAPVADVVPASLGTANAPIGRYDREFGHTAATVAPHSDAFLAGSTQSGVLATLKHFPGLGYVRGNTDTTAGVVDTVTTSTSSSITPFKSGIDAGAPFVMISSATYSKIDAKNRAAFSSTVIQGLLRKTLGFKGVVISDDLGNAVAVKSVSPGDRAVKFLSAGGDVVLTVEPNLIPAMTTAVKSRMTQNATFSAQVNQSVHRVLNAKQKAGLLSCG; via the coding sequence GTGGAGATCTCACAGGCCGCCATCATCGATCCGTCCGCGGCGCCCGCCAAGGCCGCCGCGCAGACGTGCGCCGACAGGACGTTCAGCGCGATGACGGTGTCCCAACGGGTCGGCCAGCTCTTCATGGGATCGGTCACGCCATCCGCACCCGACAGCAAGCGGATCGACCTGATGCGCACGTACCACGTCGGTTCGGTGTTCCTGGCCGGCCGGAGCAAGGCCGGAACCACGGCGACCAAGACGCTGGTCGACGGTCTGCAGGCCAAGGCGGACAGCGTGGCGGGGCACCGTGTGGGCCTCCTGGTCTCGACCGACCAGGAGGGCGGACAGGTCCAGGTGCTGTCCGGCCCCGGCTTCTCGACCATCCCGAGCGCTCTGACGCAGGGAAGCTGGACGACGTCGCAGTTGCGCAGCCAGGCCGCCGTCTGGGCGGCCCAGCTCAAGTCGGCCGGTGTGAACCTGAACCTCGCACCCGTCGCGGATGTCGTGCCGGCGAGTCTGGGCACGGCCAACGCTCCGATCGGTCGGTACGACCGCGAGTTCGGCCACACCGCCGCCACGGTGGCCCCGCACAGTGACGCGTTCCTCGCGGGCTCCACCCAGTCCGGAGTACTCGCCACCCTCAAGCACTTCCCCGGACTCGGCTACGTCCGCGGCAACACCGACACCACGGCCGGCGTCGTGGACACCGTGACGACAAGCACGAGTTCGAGCATCACACCGTTCAAGTCCGGGATCGACGCCGGAGCCCCGTTCGTCATGATCTCCTCCGCCACCTACAGCAAGATCGACGCGAAGAACCGGGCCGCTTTCTCCTCGACGGTGATCCAAGGACTGCTCCGCAAGACGCTGGGCTTCAAGGGCGTGGTCATCTCCGACGACCTCGGGAACGCGGTGGCGGTGAAGTCCGTTTCCCCGGGCGACCGCGCGGTCAAGTTCCTGTCGGCCGGTGGTGACGTGGTCCTCACGGTCGAACCGAACCTGATCCCGGCGATGACCACGGCGGTAAAGAGCCGCATGACGCAGAACGCGACCTTCAGCGCGCAAGTGAATCAGAGCGTCCACCGCGTCCTGAACGCCAAGCAGAAGGCGGGCCTGCTGTCCTGCGGCTGA
- a CDS encoding RecQ family ATP-dependent DNA helicase codes for MRVKVGYFRTRSLRRRLRRCARDVFGWERLRPSQLAAMTAVMEGRDTIVVMPTGAGKSAVYQVPGVLLDGPTVVVSPLIALQRDQVAALTRIEGSGASAVNSAQRARDNEAVWERVREGSLDFLFVSPEQLAKDEVVEQIAAAAPALMVVDEAHCVSSWGYDFRPDYLSLCRVRERIGRPPLLALTASAAAPVRADIVERLGMRETREVVAGFDRRNITLEVVRHRENAGKRRWVVERAAAEAKPGIVYAGTRREAEAYARELSELGFDSAAYHAGLPAADRSRTHDRFRAGELDVVVATSAFGMGIDKPNIRFVLHASVPGSLDTYYQEIGRAGRDGEPSTAILAYRPEDLGVQRFRTGAHPDPEVLGGLVDAVREHRGPVTATELRERTGLSQTPLTSMLHLLEEAGAVTIETRGGVRAVPGARRDACVREAVRIASARVDLERSRVEMMRAYAETSGCRRRHLLGYFGESLAEGDCAGCDICTRTQELKAAPVRTGDVLSGTGPEPLETAAADGAFPPGTRVGHRTWGEGEVMSEDGGRITVLFESVGYRTLSLPAVQARGLLTPVSSPARKG; via the coding sequence ATGCGCGTCAAGGTCGGATACTTCAGGACCAGGTCGCTCAGGAGACGCCTGCGCCGCTGTGCCCGTGACGTGTTCGGCTGGGAGCGGCTTCGCCCGTCCCAACTCGCCGCCATGACAGCCGTGATGGAGGGGCGCGACACCATCGTGGTGATGCCGACGGGTGCGGGGAAGTCCGCCGTGTACCAGGTGCCGGGTGTACTGCTGGACGGGCCGACCGTCGTGGTGTCGCCGCTGATAGCGCTCCAGCGGGACCAGGTCGCCGCCCTCACCCGTATCGAGGGGTCGGGCGCCTCCGCCGTCAACTCCGCGCAGCGCGCACGGGACAACGAGGCCGTGTGGGAGCGCGTGCGCGAGGGCAGCCTGGACTTCCTGTTCGTCTCGCCCGAGCAACTCGCCAAGGACGAGGTGGTGGAACAGATCGCCGCGGCCGCTCCCGCGCTGATGGTGGTCGACGAGGCGCATTGCGTGTCCTCCTGGGGATACGACTTCCGGCCCGACTACCTGTCCCTGTGCCGGGTGCGCGAGCGCATCGGGCGGCCTCCGCTCCTCGCCCTGACCGCCAGCGCGGCGGCCCCTGTGCGGGCGGACATCGTGGAGCGGCTGGGCATGCGTGAGACGCGCGAGGTGGTCGCGGGGTTCGACCGCCGCAACATCACGCTGGAGGTCGTACGGCACCGGGAGAACGCGGGGAAACGGCGGTGGGTGGTGGAACGGGCCGCGGCCGAGGCCAAACCGGGCATCGTCTACGCGGGAACGCGGCGGGAGGCCGAGGCGTACGCGCGGGAACTGTCGGAGCTCGGATTCGACAGCGCCGCCTACCACGCGGGGCTGCCGGCGGCCGATCGCTCGCGGACGCACGACCGGTTCCGGGCCGGCGAACTGGACGTGGTCGTCGCCACCTCCGCGTTCGGGATGGGCATCGACAAGCCGAACATCCGCTTCGTGCTGCACGCGTCGGTGCCGGGTTCCCTCGACACGTACTACCAGGAGATCGGCCGGGCGGGACGCGACGGGGAGCCGTCGACGGCGATCCTCGCGTACCGGCCCGAGGACCTCGGTGTGCAGCGCTTCCGGACCGGCGCCCACCCCGACCCGGAGGTGCTGGGCGGGCTGGTCGACGCGGTGCGCGAGCACCGGGGGCCGGTCACGGCGACCGAGCTGCGCGAGCGCACCGGTCTGTCCCAGACACCGCTGACGTCGATGCTGCACCTGCTGGAGGAGGCGGGTGCCGTGACGATCGAGACGCGAGGCGGCGTTCGGGCCGTGCCCGGGGCGCGGCGGGACGCCTGCGTCCGCGAGGCGGTGCGGATCGCGTCCGCCCGCGTCGATCTGGAACGCTCCCGGGTGGAGATGATGCGGGCGTACGCGGAGACGAGCGGCTGCCGACGGCGCCATCTGCTCGGGTACTTCGGTGAGAGTCTGGCGGAGGGCGACTGCGCGGGTTGCGACATCTGCACCCGTACACAGGAGTTGAAGGCGGCCCCCGTCCGCACGGGGGATGTGCTGTCCGGCACGGGCCCCGAACCCCTGGAGACCGCGGCGGCCGACGGCGCCTTCCCGCCCGGGACGCGGGTGGGGCACCGTACGTGGGGCGAGGGGGAGGTGATGAGCGAGGACGGGGGCAGGATCACGGTCCTGTTCGAGAGCGTGGGCTATCGCACGCTGTCCCTCCCCGCCGTCCAGGCGCGAGGCCTGCTGACGCCGGTCTCGTCCCCCGCGAGGAAGGGCTGA
- a CDS encoding ROK family transcriptional regulator, whose product MRQAGTNLPKVGRYNRAVVLDQIQLADGISRVEIAQYTGLTPQTVSGIVRRLIEEGIIREDGESKGAAGGKPRTTLRVNADAGCAVGLHFDPVELSCTVVDLLGRPLVVKKRPARHVTDPAEVVKDMAELVADVLAETGVDRDKVLGIGLATPGPIDIEHGVIVGAPQLTNWTRVPVQHMLSETTGLPVTLDNDATAAAIGERWSGAGRGVADFAYFFFGTGIGGGLILNHQVYRGGSRNAGEFGHSSVLPDGPECYCGNRGCLERLVNPTAIVAEVHRRLAAGSHPDSALARTFAEDPDAVDHAAIRVAAAAGDPVAAAVIDETAEYVASVAVDIANFLDVDLIILGGHGIQHVEARYVAVVAAALKSRPLSRHIRVVEVEASPLGTDAAVVGSAALVLHATYSPHLSALVGTGVTPGGPQ is encoded by the coding sequence GTGCGGCAGGCAGGAACGAACCTTCCCAAGGTCGGGAGATACAACCGGGCGGTTGTCCTGGACCAGATCCAGCTCGCCGACGGCATCAGCCGTGTCGAGATCGCCCAGTACACCGGTCTGACCCCGCAGACCGTCTCGGGCATCGTGCGCCGGCTCATCGAAGAGGGCATCATCCGGGAGGACGGCGAGAGCAAGGGAGCGGCCGGAGGGAAACCCCGCACCACCCTGAGGGTCAACGCCGACGCCGGCTGCGCCGTCGGACTCCACTTCGACCCCGTCGAGCTGAGCTGCACCGTGGTCGACCTGCTCGGCCGGCCCCTGGTCGTCAAGAAGCGCCCGGCCCGCCACGTCACCGATCCGGCCGAGGTCGTGAAGGACATGGCCGAACTGGTTGCCGACGTGCTCGCCGAGACGGGTGTCGACCGCGACAAGGTCCTGGGGATCGGTCTCGCCACTCCCGGTCCGATCGACATCGAACACGGCGTGATCGTCGGCGCGCCGCAACTCACCAACTGGACCCGGGTGCCGGTCCAGCACATGCTCAGCGAGACGACCGGCCTGCCGGTGACCCTCGACAACGACGCCACCGCCGCCGCGATCGGCGAGCGCTGGTCGGGAGCCGGCAGGGGAGTGGCGGACTTCGCCTACTTCTTCTTCGGCACCGGTATCGGCGGCGGCCTCATCCTCAACCACCAGGTGTACCGCGGTGGTTCACGCAACGCGGGCGAGTTCGGTCACTCCTCGGTGCTGCCCGACGGTCCGGAGTGCTACTGCGGCAACCGGGGCTGCCTGGAACGGCTCGTCAACCCCACGGCGATCGTCGCAGAGGTGCACCGCAGACTCGCGGCGGGATCGCACCCGGACAGTGCGCTGGCGCGGACGTTCGCCGAGGATCCCGACGCGGTCGACCACGCCGCCATCCGGGTGGCCGCGGCGGCCGGTGACCCGGTCGCCGCGGCGGTGATCGACGAGACCGCGGAGTACGTGGCCTCGGTCGCGGTCGACATCGCGAACTTCCTCGACGTCGACCTGATCATTCTCGGCGGCCACGGGATCCAGCACGTCGAGGCCCGCTACGTGGCGGTCGTCGCCGCCGCGCTGAAGAGCCGGCCGCTGTCCCGTCACATCCGGGTGGTGGAGGTCGAGGCTTCCCCGCTCGGCACGGACGCGGCGGTGGTGGGCAGCGCGGCGCTCGTCCTGCACGCCACGTACTCCCCGCATCTGTCGGCCCTGGTGGGGACAGGGGTGACGCCCGGCGGTCCGCAGTGA
- the mmsA gene encoding multiple monosaccharide ABC transporter ATP-binding protein, whose amino-acid sequence MTAAAPTLLEMRSITKTFPGVTALADVGLVVREGEIHAICGENGAGKSTLMKVLSGVHPHGSYTGDIVYRGEQVRFHDIRASEQAGIVIIHQELALVPGMSITENLFLGNEPRRRGSIDWKRAQRRALELMEQVGLREDPDTLIKDIGVGKQQLVEIAKAFAKDVKLLILDEPTAALNEDDSQHLLDLLRGFRERGITSIIISHKLNEIEAIADTITILRDGRTIESLDVRADGVNEDRIVRGMVGRALDSRFPDRTPDIGEVFFEVRDWTVRHPTSDERLVCKGSSFHVRRGEIVGFAGLMGAGRTELAMSLFGRSYGTWLSGRVFKDGTEIQVKTVADAIGHGLAYVSEDRKSIGLNLLDDIKTSMVAAKLSKIARRSVIDPVREHRIAEEYRKSLRIKTPGVDEGVVKLSGGNQQKVVLAKWMFTDPDLLILDEPTRGIDVGAKFEIYGIIQRLVAQGKGVVVISSELPELIGLCDRIYTVFEGTITGDVARDDADPELLMKQMTATKKSPTP is encoded by the coding sequence ATGACCGCCGCAGCCCCGACCCTGCTGGAGATGCGGTCGATCACCAAGACCTTCCCCGGCGTCACCGCGCTCGCCGACGTCGGCCTCGTCGTGCGGGAAGGCGAGATCCACGCGATCTGCGGCGAGAACGGCGCCGGCAAGTCCACGCTCATGAAGGTGCTGAGCGGCGTCCACCCGCACGGCAGCTACACCGGCGACATCGTCTACCGGGGTGAGCAGGTCCGGTTCCACGACATCCGGGCCAGCGAACAGGCCGGCATCGTGATCATCCACCAGGAACTGGCCCTGGTGCCGGGCATGTCGATCACCGAGAACCTCTTCCTCGGCAACGAGCCGCGCCGACGCGGCTCGATCGACTGGAAGAGGGCCCAGCGCCGGGCCCTGGAGCTGATGGAACAGGTCGGGCTCCGTGAGGACCCCGACACCCTGATCAAGGACATCGGCGTCGGCAAGCAGCAACTCGTCGAGATCGCCAAGGCGTTCGCGAAGGACGTGAAACTGCTGATCCTCGACGAGCCGACCGCGGCCCTGAACGAGGACGACTCCCAGCACCTGCTCGACCTGCTGCGCGGTTTCCGCGAGCGGGGCATCACCTCGATCATCATCTCCCACAAGCTGAACGAGATCGAGGCGATCGCCGACACCATCACGATCCTGCGCGACGGCCGCACCATCGAGAGCCTCGACGTACGGGCCGACGGCGTCAACGAGGACCGCATCGTGCGGGGCATGGTCGGCCGGGCGCTCGACAGCCGCTTCCCCGACCGCACGCCCGACATCGGCGAGGTCTTCTTCGAGGTCCGCGACTGGACGGTGCGGCACCCGACCTCGGACGAGCGCCTCGTGTGCAAGGGCTCCTCGTTCCACGTCCGCCGCGGCGAGATCGTGGGCTTCGCGGGCCTCATGGGCGCCGGCCGCACCGAACTGGCGATGAGCCTCTTCGGCCGCTCCTACGGCACCTGGCTGTCCGGGCGCGTCTTCAAGGACGGCACGGAGATCCAGGTGAAGACGGTGGCGGACGCCATCGGCCACGGGCTGGCCTACGTCAGCGAGGACCGCAAGTCGATCGGCCTGAACCTGCTGGACGACATCAAGACCTCGATGGTGGCCGCCAAGCTGTCGAAGATCGCCCGCCGCAGCGTCATCGACCCGGTGCGCGAGCACCGGATCGCCGAGGAGTACCGCAAGAGCCTGAGGATCAAGACCCCCGGCGTCGACGAGGGTGTCGTCAAACTCTCGGGCGGCAACCAGCAGAAGGTCGTCCTGGCGAAGTGGATGTTCACCGACCCCGACCTGCTGATCCTCGACGAGCCGACCCGCGGCATCGACGTGGGCGCCAAGTTCGAGATCTACGGGATCATCCAGCGGCTCGTCGCGCAGGGCAAGGGGGTCGTCGTCATCTCCTCCGAGCTGCCCGAGCTGATCGGCCTGTGCGACCGCATCTACACGGTGTTCGAGGGCACCATCACCGGCGATGTGGCGCGTGACGACGCCGACCCGGAACTCCTGATGAAGCAGATGACCGCTACCAAGAAGAGCCCGACTCCATGA
- the mmsB gene encoding multiple monosaccharide ABC transporter permease: protein MSRITDLQKNLFGGTTSNARQFGMISTLVAIVLLFQIWTHGLTLTSGNLVAVASQYSYILILAIGMLMVIVAGHIDLSVGSVAAFTGIVVAKTMQEYSLPWPLGILLGLLVGAAIGAWQGFWVAYIGIPAFIVTLAGMLLFRGGNQYIGNADTVPVPQGFRKIGAGFLPEVGPDTGYNNLTLLLGLAACAGVVWREWKARQTRREMKAEVAPLWVMGIRLAVMLGVIVFATLRFAGGRIGTSLPISSIILIVLVLAYSYYTRNTIGGRHIYAVGGNARAAELSGVKLKRVNFFVMMNMSVLAALAGMIFVARSAASGPQDGLSWELDAIAAVFIGGAAVSGGLGTVSGSIVGGLVMALLNNGLQLEGVGSDMVQIIKGLVLLLAVAFDVYNKRQGRFSLLGTLMSPFRRDDDPAAPKSPPSPSSDADKAKVAG, encoded by the coding sequence ATGAGCCGTATAACTGACCTGCAGAAGAACCTCTTCGGAGGCACGACCTCCAACGCCCGCCAGTTCGGCATGATCTCCACCCTGGTGGCGATCGTCCTGCTGTTCCAGATCTGGACCCACGGGCTGACGCTCACTTCCGGCAACCTCGTCGCGGTCGCCAGCCAGTACTCGTACATCCTGATCCTGGCCATCGGGATGCTGATGGTGATCGTCGCCGGGCACATCGACCTGTCGGTCGGCTCCGTCGCCGCGTTCACCGGCATCGTCGTCGCCAAGACGATGCAGGAGTATTCGCTCCCCTGGCCGCTCGGCATTCTGCTCGGCCTGCTCGTCGGCGCGGCGATCGGCGCGTGGCAGGGCTTCTGGGTCGCCTACATCGGCATCCCGGCCTTCATCGTGACCCTCGCCGGGATGCTGCTGTTCCGCGGCGGCAACCAGTACATCGGCAACGCCGACACGGTTCCGGTGCCCCAGGGCTTCCGCAAGATCGGCGCCGGCTTCCTTCCCGAGGTGGGTCCGGACACCGGCTACAACAACCTGACGCTGCTGCTCGGACTGGCCGCCTGCGCGGGCGTGGTGTGGCGGGAGTGGAAGGCGCGCCAGACCCGCCGTGAGATGAAGGCCGAGGTGGCGCCGCTGTGGGTCATGGGCATCCGGCTGGCCGTCATGCTCGGCGTCATCGTCTTCGCGACGCTCCGCTTCGCCGGCGGCCGGATCGGTACCAGCCTGCCGATCTCCAGCATCATCCTGATCGTCCTGGTCCTCGCGTACTCGTACTACACGCGCAACACCATCGGCGGCCGGCACATCTACGCCGTCGGCGGCAACGCCCGAGCGGCCGAACTGTCCGGCGTGAAGCTCAAGCGGGTCAACTTCTTCGTCATGATGAACATGTCGGTACTGGCCGCACTGGCAGGCATGATCTTCGTGGCACGGTCCGCGGCCTCCGGCCCCCAGGACGGTCTGAGCTGGGAACTGGACGCCATCGCCGCGGTGTTCATCGGCGGGGCGGCGGTCTCCGGCGGCCTGGGTACCGTCAGCGGCTCGATCGTCGGTGGTCTGGTGATGGCCCTGCTCAACAACGGTCTCCAACTGGAGGGCGTCGGCTCGGACATGGTCCAGATCATCAAGGGACTGGTCCTGCTCCTCGCCGTCGCCTTCGACGTCTACAACAAGAGGCAGGGACGCTTCTCGCTCCTCGGGACGCTGATGAGTCCGTTCCGGCGGGACGACGACCCGGCCGCGCCGAAATCGCCGCCGTCCCCGTCCTCCGACGCCGACAAGGCCAAGGTCGCGGGCTGA
- a CDS encoding sugar-binding protein gives MRSLTIRSIAAVGAAALLTLGTACSNHREGSTAGSDGKGFAKDALIGVALPAKTSENWVLAGDLFTNGLKKAGFKGDVQYAGASTTVADQQAQISSMVTKGAKVIVIGATDASQLSTQVSQAKQAGATVIAYDRLITNTKDVDYYVAFDNFKVGQLQGQALIDGMKAKKPKGPWTIELFSGSPDDNNSKVFFDGAMEVLKPLIDKGDIVVGSKQTNIKQTATQGWKAENAQQRMDSLLTSAYGGKKTLDGVLSPNDTLARAILTSVKGAGKPIPVVTGQDSEVESVKSIMAGEQYSTINKDTRKLVAETLKMVQSLQKGDKPAINDTKSYNNGAKVVPSYLLPPVIVTKENAAQAYANDPTLSALTK, from the coding sequence ATGCGCTCACTCACCATCAGAAGCATCGCCGCCGTCGGCGCGGCCGCCCTGCTCACCCTGGGTACGGCCTGCTCCAACCACCGTGAGGGTTCCACCGCCGGCTCCGACGGCAAGGGTTTCGCGAAGGACGCCCTGATCGGCGTCGCGCTGCCGGCCAAGACCTCGGAGAACTGGGTGCTCGCCGGTGACCTGTTCACCAACGGCCTGAAGAAGGCGGGCTTCAAGGGCGACGTCCAGTACGCGGGCGCCTCGACCACCGTCGCCGACCAGCAGGCGCAGATCTCCTCCATGGTCACCAAGGGCGCGAAGGTCATCGTGATCGGCGCGACCGACGCCTCGCAGCTCTCGACGCAGGTCTCGCAGGCCAAGCAGGCCGGGGCCACCGTCATCGCCTACGACCGTCTGATCACCAACACGAAGGACGTCGACTACTACGTCGCCTTCGACAACTTCAAGGTCGGCCAGCTTCAGGGCCAGGCCCTCATCGACGGCATGAAGGCCAAGAAGCCCAAGGGCCCGTGGACGATCGAGCTGTTCTCCGGCTCGCCGGACGACAACAACTCGAAGGTGTTCTTCGACGGAGCGATGGAGGTGCTGAAGCCCCTCATCGACAAGGGCGACATCGTTGTCGGCTCCAAGCAGACCAACATCAAGCAGACCGCCACCCAGGGCTGGAAGGCCGAGAACGCCCAGCAGCGCATGGACTCGCTGCTGACCTCCGCCTACGGCGGCAAGAAGACCCTCGACGGTGTCCTGTCCCCGAACGACACCCTCGCCCGCGCGATCCTCACCTCGGTGAAGGGCGCCGGCAAGCCGATCCCGGTCGTCACCGGCCAGGACTCCGAGGTCGAGTCGGTCAAGTCGATCATGGCCGGTGAGCAGTACTCGACCATCAACAAGGACACCCGCAAGCTGGTGGCCGAGACCCTCAAGATGGTCCAGTCCCTGCAGAAGGGCGACAAGCCGGCCATCAACGACACCAAGTCGTACAACAACGGCGCCAAGGTCGTGCCGTCGTACCTCCTCCCGCCCGTCATCGTGACGAAGGAGAACGCGGCCCAGGCCTACGCCAACGACCCCACGCTCTCGGCGCTCACCAAGTAG